One segment of Metallosphaera cuprina Ar-4 DNA contains the following:
- a CDS encoding APC family permease has product MNRDSYEHHGEPKRVIGVTDLIFISLGGQSPFLSVLTYGVEAYLLVGRGAALAIILGTVLVLLNGMVVYILSRKFTKTGGYFTYAYYTLTKRLGFETGWLYLLYSSMYGSAYVLGASYILSTILHISAVIIAVVILLISSIFALLGIKPTAKYAIIASLIEIGMMTALAILFMYSTRFYIYNPIPSNISVTTFALAILFGSSIPTGYGSITPLSGEVKNPERNVPKAIITVILIGGLLSAFDIYGITDHVIYFNLTANQLNLIQLIEDRFGIITLAFVLFAAANDGILATLSFMTATSRTMFAMSRGGFLPELLGKLESVRGPFNSVLVTIVTYAMIVVGGILIAGFNAFLAFTIAGLVSLLANIFVHLASDFSLLKLSIIKIRKRLSWFLLSLFAIAFSSYELLQSIRTSPPVIVYFFMGTIILGFLAAEVIEMSKETEDMEEDRNDRSMKRRLRSEDEKQEKAT; this is encoded by the coding sequence ATGAACAGAGACTCTTATGAACACCACGGTGAGCCTAAGAGAGTGATAGGAGTCACGGACCTAATTTTCATATCCCTTGGGGGGCAATCGCCATTCCTTAGCGTGTTGACGTACGGGGTGGAGGCGTATTTACTTGTTGGTCGTGGGGCGGCTCTGGCGATTATCCTTGGTACAGTGTTAGTTTTACTTAACGGGATGGTTGTTTACATACTATCTAGAAAATTTACTAAAACAGGAGGGTATTTTACTTACGCTTATTACACCTTAACTAAGAGGCTAGGATTTGAGACAGGTTGGCTATACTTGCTTTACTCCTCTATGTACGGCTCGGCATACGTGTTAGGCGCTTCGTACATTCTCTCTACAATACTTCATATTTCTGCAGTTATAATTGCTGTTGTAATACTTTTAATATCAAGCATATTTGCCCTACTAGGGATCAAGCCTACTGCTAAGTACGCTATCATCGCGAGTCTTATAGAAATAGGCATGATGACGGCTTTAGCTATACTATTCATGTACTCGACCAGGTTTTATATCTACAACCCTATACCCTCAAACATTAGCGTGACGACGTTTGCTTTAGCTATTCTTTTCGGCTCATCAATTCCAACAGGTTACGGATCTATAACTCCCCTTTCAGGTGAAGTTAAGAACCCAGAGAGGAACGTTCCTAAGGCAATAATCACCGTGATACTTATAGGAGGCTTGTTATCTGCTTTTGACATCTATGGGATCACCGATCACGTAATATACTTTAATTTGACTGCAAATCAACTGAATTTAATTCAGTTAATTGAGGATAGATTCGGAATAATTACGTTAGCGTTTGTGCTTTTTGCTGCGGCGAACGACGGGATCTTAGCTACGTTAAGCTTTATGACAGCGACATCCAGAACTATGTTCGCCATGTCAAGGGGAGGATTTTTACCTGAGCTTTTGGGGAAGCTAGAGTCAGTTAGAGGCCCCTTTAATTCAGTGCTAGTTACCATCGTTACTTATGCAATGATAGTTGTAGGAGGCATTTTGATAGCAGGGTTTAACGCGTTTTTAGCGTTCACGATAGCGGGTCTGGTATCATTGTTAGCTAACATTTTCGTTCACCTAGCGTCAGATTTTTCATTATTAAAGCTATCAATAATCAAAATAAGGAAAAGGTTAAGCTGGTTTCTGCTATCGTTGTTCGCAATAGCCTTCTCAAGCTACGAGTTACTTCAGTCCATAAGAACGTCTCCCCCAGTAATAGTTTACTTCTTTATGGGAACCATAATTTTAGGTTTCCTAGCGGCTGAAGTTATAGAGATGAGTAAAGAGACTGAAGATATGGAAGAGGACAGGAACGATAGGTCAATGAAGAGGAGACTTCGTTCAGAAGACGAAAAACAGGAGAAGGCCACTTAA
- a CDS encoding NifB/NifX family molybdenum-iron cluster-binding protein — MTKVAVPVTNGYVDGPGEGEKVRIYEVSGNGPALVEEYDNPALKASFARGIHMLKSALEKGATAFIVAEIGPPGVRFLEGKAKILLAPGERVEDALEKFMKGALLETHQPTHESRHGHH, encoded by the coding sequence ATGACCAAAGTGGCGGTTCCAGTTACTAACGGGTACGTTGATGGACCGGGAGAGGGTGAGAAAGTTAGAATATATGAGGTTAGTGGTAACGGTCCAGCCCTAGTTGAAGAATATGATAACCCTGCACTGAAGGCTTCATTTGCTAGGGGAATTCACATGCTAAAGTCAGCACTCGAAAAGGGAGCCACTGCGTTCATTGTCGCGGAGATAGGACCTCCAGGAGTGAGATTCTTAGAGGGGAAAGCCAAGATATTGCTAGCGCCAGGTGAAAGGGTGGAGGATGCCTTAGAGAAATTCATGAAAGGGGCTCTTCTAGAGACCCATCAACCTACACATGAAAGCCGTCATGGGCATCATTAA
- a CDS encoding PadR family transcriptional regulator translates to MFHGFGHGKHRRGLRFIILFTLSESPKNGIEIMKEMENVTKGMWRPSPGSLYPMLAKMSQEGYIKKREDGRYELTATGKEEIEIIKQRMSMMSGLDVRLSTPSSPEEVIEEMESYVEYIEDVKRNDPSKIDQMKDRIKRLIEKLNNVVS, encoded by the coding sequence ATGTTTCACGGTTTCGGACACGGTAAACACAGAAGAGGGTTGAGGTTCATAATACTTTTCACCTTGAGCGAATCTCCGAAGAACGGAATCGAAATCATGAAAGAGATGGAAAACGTAACTAAAGGTATGTGGAGACCTTCTCCTGGTTCTCTCTATCCTATGTTGGCCAAAATGTCTCAAGAGGGATACATCAAAAAGAGAGAGGACGGTAGATATGAATTGACGGCCACAGGAAAAGAGGAAATTGAGATTATTAAACAAAGGATGTCGATGATGTCAGGTTTAGATGTGAGACTCTCAACTCCTTCCTCGCCCGAAGAGGTAATTGAGGAGATGGAGTCCTATGTGGAATACATAGAGGATGTGAAAAGGAATGATCCTTCCAAGATCGACCAGATGAAAGATAGAATTAAAAGACTGATTGAGAAACTAAATAACGTGGTATCATGA